In one window of Paraflavitalea soli DNA:
- a CDS encoding GH3 auxin-responsive promoter family protein yields the protein MKLLSPAISSLARMRLWRIEGWKNNPADAQREVLQDLVTSAQNTEFGRKYNFSGLFNIRSFKQTVPIHEYEDMKPYIQRTMKGEQNIIWNTPIYWFAKSSGTTSDKSKFIPVSDESLEDCHYKAAKDVLTFYYQFNPDSDLLTGKGLVLGGSHTINPLNHEAQYGDLSAVLLQNSPFWGHWLRTPDLSIALMDEWESKIELLAQSTIKENVTSISGVPTWTLVLFRRILEITGKTSIAEVWPHLELYMHGGVSFTPYKEQFQKLIGKPIHYLEMYNASEGFFAAQDIPGGEGMLLFVDHGVFMEFMPIEEYGKPHPQTIGLGEVELGKNYALVISTNGGLWRYLVGDTIQFTSLAPFRIKVSGRLKHYINAFGEEVIVDNTDRAVAIACEKTGAIVNDYTAAPVYFSDNGNGAHEWLVEFEKEPADIEAFTSHLDAALKSINSDYEAKRHKDIALRMPLLRSLPKGIFNTWLKSKGKLGGQHKVPRLSNDRKHLEEILAIADR from the coding sequence GTGAAATTACTATCGCCTGCTATATCATCTCTGGCCCGCATGAGGTTATGGCGCATTGAAGGTTGGAAAAACAACCCTGCCGATGCCCAACGCGAGGTTTTACAGGACCTGGTTACCTCCGCGCAAAACACCGAGTTTGGCCGCAAATACAACTTTTCAGGGCTTTTTAATATCCGGTCTTTCAAACAAACCGTGCCCATACACGAGTACGAGGATATGAAGCCCTACATCCAGCGTACCATGAAAGGCGAGCAGAACATAATATGGAATACCCCCATATACTGGTTTGCCAAAAGCAGCGGTACCACCAGCGATAAGAGCAAGTTTATCCCCGTGAGCGATGAAAGCCTGGAGGATTGCCACTATAAAGCTGCCAAGGATGTGCTCACGTTCTATTACCAGTTCAATCCCGACTCCGACCTGCTTACCGGCAAAGGCCTGGTATTGGGAGGTAGCCATACCATCAATCCCCTCAACCACGAGGCACAGTATGGCGACCTGAGTGCTGTACTCCTGCAAAACTCACCATTCTGGGGCCACTGGCTTCGTACCCCCGATCTGAGCATAGCCCTGATGGACGAATGGGAAAGCAAGATCGAATTGCTGGCCCAAAGCACCATCAAGGAAAACGTGACCTCTATCTCCGGCGTACCCACCTGGACCCTCGTCCTGTTCCGCCGTATATTGGAGATCACCGGCAAGACTTCCATAGCCGAAGTATGGCCCCATCTTGAGTTGTACATGCACGGCGGTGTTTCTTTCACCCCCTACAAAGAGCAGTTTCAAAAGCTCATCGGCAAGCCTATCCATTACCTCGAGATGTACAATGCCAGCGAAGGTTTCTTTGCAGCACAGGATATCCCGGGCGGAGAGGGCATGCTTTTATTTGTAGACCATGGTGTTTTCATGGAATTCATGCCCATAGAGGAATATGGCAAGCCCCATCCACAGACCATTGGTCTCGGAGAAGTGGAGCTGGGTAAAAATTATGCCCTCGTCATCAGCACCAATGGCGGGTTGTGGCGATACCTGGTAGGCGATACCATCCAGTTCACCTCCTTAGCTCCTTTCAGGATCAAAGTAAGTGGCCGTCTCAAACATTATATCAATGCTTTTGGGGAAGAGGTCATTGTTGATAATACCGATAGGGCGGTAGCCATCGCCTGCGAAAAGACTGGTGCCATCGTAAATGACTATACCGCCGCACCCGTATACTTCAGCGACAATGGCAATGGCGCTCACGAGTGGCTCGTGGAGTTTGAAAAAGAGCCTGCTGATATAGAAGCATTCACTTCCCACCTCGATGCTGCCCTCAAAAGCATCAATAGCGATTATGAGGCCAAGCGCCATAAGGACATCGCCCTGCGCATGCCCTTATTGCGATCACTCCCCAAAGGCATCTTCAATACCTGGCTCAAGAGCAAAGGAAAGCTGGGCGGTCAGCACAAAGTTCCCCGCCTAAGCAACGATCGCAAACACCTCGAAGAAATACTGGCCATCGCCGACCGCTAA
- a CDS encoding enoyl-CoA hydratase/isomerase family protein, giving the protein MIHEIKNGYVKTETHNAVTTIEFFHPQSNSLPHRILEELVHAIHGAGNERDTRVIVLRSAGDKAFCAGASFDELSAITTKEEGLHFFTGFAHVINAMRKCPKFIIARIHGKCVGGGVGLAAAADYTIATEGADIKLSELAVGIGPFVVGPAVERKIGSAAFGHLAIDATMWRSADWAKRKGLYAELHSNATDMDESVSRLSYTLAHSSPDAMLEMKHMLWKGTEHWDQLLTERAAISGRLVLSTFSKNAIASFKAKKA; this is encoded by the coding sequence ATGATCCACGAGATAAAAAATGGCTATGTAAAAACAGAAACGCACAATGCGGTAACCACTATTGAATTTTTTCATCCGCAGAGTAATTCGCTGCCGCACCGGATACTGGAAGAGCTGGTGCATGCGATCCATGGAGCAGGTAATGAACGTGACACACGGGTGATCGTACTTCGATCGGCCGGCGACAAAGCATTTTGTGCCGGGGCTTCTTTTGATGAGCTGTCGGCCATCACCACAAAAGAAGAAGGACTGCATTTTTTTACAGGCTTTGCGCATGTGATCAATGCGATGCGCAAGTGTCCTAAATTTATCATAGCACGTATACACGGCAAATGTGTGGGCGGCGGCGTGGGGCTTGCTGCCGCAGCGGATTATACCATTGCCACAGAAGGGGCGGATATTAAATTAAGTGAGCTGGCTGTAGGCATCGGGCCATTTGTGGTAGGGCCTGCGGTAGAAAGAAAGATCGGATCGGCTGCATTTGGTCACCTGGCTATCGATGCCACGATGTGGCGGAGTGCGGACTGGGCCAAACGTAAAGGGCTGTATGCGGAACTGCACAGCAACGCAACAGATATGGATGAGAGTGTGTCGCGGCTTTCGTATACATTGGCGCATTCCAGCCCGGATGCGATGCTGGAGATGAAGCATATGCTGTGGAAGGGTACGGAACACTGGGACCAGCTGTTGACGGAACGGGCTGCAATCAGTGGCCGGCTGGTGCTGAGCACGTTTAGTAAGAATGCGATCGCTTCTTTCAAGGCAAAAAAGGCATAG
- the paaZ gene encoding phenylacetic acid degradation bifunctional protein PaaZ, whose protein sequence is MNKLANYVTGRWITGDGTGQPLYDAVNGSLIGHASTAGLDFASILDYGRNTGGPALRKLTFHERGRMLRGLAMHLRNHLETFYKISYQTGATKADSWIDIEGGIGNLFSYASLRRQFPDEPFCVDGEGIGLSKQGSFMGQHLLVPREGVAIHINAFNFPVWGMLEKIAVNLLAGMPAVVKPATVTSYLTEAVVKEIVASGILPDGALQLLCGSAGDMLDHVVSQDVITFTGSATTGLKLKSNGRVLSENVPFTMEADSLNCIVLGGDVEPGMPEWDIFVKEVRKEMTVKAGQKCTAIRRIFVPENKMEDVWKAIGKALGQTTIGNPLNEQVRMGALAGQTQREEVKNQVQKLLASSQIVFGSLDSVQVVDADATTGAFMSPLLLVNEKPFENAAVHEVEAFGPVSTIMPYKSLADATTLAKKGKGSLVCSIVTADHSIARNFVLGAASHHGRILVLNNECARESTGHGSPLPQLVHGGPGRAGGGEEMGGVRGVKHYMQRVAVQGSPSVITSITNVYQRGAAVKEEEKHPFRKYFEELAIGDTVITHKRTVTEADIVNFANVSWDHFYAHTDHTSLEGTIFEKPVAHGYFILSAAAGLFVDAKKGPVLLNYGLEECRFLKPVYAGTTIGVQLTCKEKTVQEKKEGDDVKKGIVKWLVEVTDQTGEQVAVATILTMVKLKFQ, encoded by the coding sequence ATGAATAAACTTGCCAATTATGTAACAGGACGATGGATCACGGGCGATGGAACGGGGCAACCGCTGTATGATGCGGTGAACGGATCGTTGATCGGTCATGCTTCAACAGCCGGTCTTGATTTTGCCAGTATTCTTGACTATGGCAGGAATACAGGCGGCCCGGCGCTTCGAAAACTTACTTTTCACGAAAGGGGGCGTATGCTGCGTGGGCTGGCGATGCACCTACGGAATCACCTGGAAACGTTTTACAAGATCAGCTATCAGACGGGGGCCACGAAAGCGGATAGCTGGATAGATATTGAAGGGGGCATCGGCAACCTGTTTTCTTATGCGTCGCTGCGGCGGCAGTTTCCGGATGAGCCTTTTTGCGTGGATGGAGAAGGGATAGGCTTGAGCAAGCAGGGTTCATTTATGGGCCAGCACTTATTGGTACCACGCGAAGGTGTGGCGATCCATATCAATGCGTTCAATTTCCCGGTGTGGGGTATGCTGGAAAAGATAGCGGTGAACTTACTGGCGGGTATGCCTGCTGTTGTGAAACCTGCTACGGTGACCTCCTATCTTACGGAAGCGGTGGTGAAGGAAATAGTTGCTTCGGGTATTTTGCCTGACGGGGCGCTACAGTTGTTGTGCGGATCGGCGGGGGATATGCTGGACCATGTGGTATCGCAGGATGTGATCACCTTTACAGGGTCGGCCACCACGGGTTTAAAACTAAAGTCGAATGGCAGGGTGCTGTCGGAAAATGTTCCCTTCACTATGGAAGCGGACTCGCTGAACTGTATAGTGCTGGGGGGAGATGTAGAACCGGGCATGCCGGAATGGGACATTTTTGTAAAAGAAGTGCGGAAAGAAATGACGGTGAAGGCGGGTCAAAAGTGTACGGCGATACGCCGCATTTTTGTACCGGAAAATAAGATGGAAGATGTATGGAAAGCTATAGGCAAGGCGCTTGGCCAAACCACGATCGGCAACCCTTTGAATGAGCAGGTACGCATGGGTGCGCTGGCGGGACAAACGCAACGGGAAGAAGTGAAAAACCAGGTACAGAAGTTACTGGCTTCTTCACAGATCGTATTCGGCTCGCTGGACAGTGTGCAGGTAGTGGACGCGGATGCCACTACAGGCGCTTTTATGAGCCCGCTGTTGCTGGTAAACGAAAAGCCATTTGAAAATGCTGCGGTGCATGAGGTAGAAGCCTTTGGACCTGTAAGCACGATCATGCCTTATAAATCATTAGCAGACGCCACTACGCTGGCCAAAAAAGGGAAAGGTTCATTGGTATGTTCGATCGTAACGGCGGATCATTCGATTGCCCGGAACTTTGTATTGGGCGCGGCCTCGCATCATGGCCGCATCCTGGTATTGAACAATGAATGCGCCAGGGAAAGCACGGGGCATGGATCGCCGCTACCGCAACTGGTGCATGGCGGCCCGGGCCGGGCAGGCGGCGGAGAAGAGATGGGCGGGGTACGCGGGGTAAAACATTATATGCAGCGGGTAGCGGTACAAGGCTCCCCTTCGGTGATCACCTCGATCACGAATGTATACCAGCGCGGGGCAGCGGTAAAGGAGGAAGAGAAGCATCCTTTCCGGAAGTATTTTGAAGAGCTGGCGATCGGGGATACGGTGATCACGCATAAACGTACGGTAACGGAAGCAGACATTGTAAACTTTGCCAATGTAAGCTGGGATCATTTTTACGCGCATACTGATCACACTTCGCTGGAAGGAACCATTTTTGAGAAGCCGGTAGCGCACGGGTATTTTATCCTGAGTGCTGCGGCGGGGTTGTTTGTTGATGCGAAGAAAGGGCCGGTATTGTTGAATTATGGACTGGAAGAATGCCGCTTCCTGAAACCAGTATATGCCGGCACAACGATCGGGGTACAACTTACCTGCAAGGAAAAAACGGTACAGGAGAAGAAAGAAGGAGATGATGTGAAGAAGGGTATTGTAAAATGGCTGGTGGAAGTTACGGATCAAACAGGGGAACAGGTAGCGGTAGCTACTATTTTAACTATGGTCAAACTTAAATTCCAATAA
- a CDS encoding carboxypeptidase regulatory-like domain-containing protein produces MIKKLVNPLLLLPLVIFLSSYTCIFGRKEGLKGNIYRVQGNQMPAPGEPSTRPQPFQTTLYIYELTNASQVKNAAQASFYTAINTKFIKEVRSDKKGAFKIKLPPGQYSLFVKKDNLFYANVYDDKNNIAPVAVIKGQYTIVEVKADYGAIY; encoded by the coding sequence ATGATAAAAAAGCTTGTAAATCCACTGTTATTATTACCGTTAGTAATATTCCTCTCCTCATATACGTGCATTTTTGGCAGAAAGGAGGGATTAAAAGGAAATATTTATAGGGTACAGGGCAACCAGATGCCAGCCCCCGGGGAGCCATCTACCCGCCCCCAACCCTTCCAGACCACCCTTTATATTTATGAACTTACCAATGCCTCCCAGGTAAAAAACGCTGCACAGGCTTCTTTTTATACAGCCATCAATACAAAATTCATAAAAGAAGTACGATCAGATAAAAAGGGCGCTTTCAAAATCAAACTGCCTCCCGGCCAGTATTCCCTGTTCGTTAAAAAAGACAATCTTTTTTATGCCAATGTGTATGATGACAAAAACAACATTGCCCCCGTTGCAGTCATAAAAGGCCAATATACCATCGTGGAAGTAAAAGCCGACTATGGCGCTATATACTAA
- a CDS encoding S8 family serine peptidase encodes MPKQKIVPLFVLLTGFWTSTYAQTVTRTAILQRAATEQAAKEKVLAEHLRKVAKEKNWPLSFKNKNGELVVLTDIDAGGYPIYTSTDNNIDAAATTSTNKLWSGGGLGLTLSGSSASVKGKLGVWDGGRARPTHVELNGRIVNKQNVSISDHTTHVAGTLIASGVNPRAKGMAYGYQDLVVYDFDNNLSEMLLESNNGMLLSNHSYGTICGWYQNTGSNRWEFRGQWNTNEDYKFGYYSTEAEVWDSIAYNAPYHLIVKSSGNNRNQTGPAVGQPYWRYSSSGVLIDAGTRPAGISNNDGYDIIPTSGTAKNILTVGAIQAIPSGYSRPEDAVISSFSSWGPTDDGRIKPDVVADGVNLFSSIGTTDNAYAIYSGTSMATPATAGSLTLLQEYYAQLHSGAFMRSATLKALVIHTADEAGPTAGPDYKYGWGVVNAAKAANVITGANSGNSFLIRENTLNSGAPVSFDVVASGKGILTATLCWTDPRGTPGAQVVNNNAIKLIHDLDIRITKGATTYMPWILDPGVPAAAATTGDNIRDNVEKIEVGDVEPGATYTITISNKGTLARGSQAYSLIVSGAGGAAYCKTSAPTIGNGARIDSVSFGGIQKLNAAGCAGYSNFTNISGAVEPNSTVPLYVRVNACAGGPVDKIVKAWLDFNNDGDFDDAGELLATSPVINGDNVFQTNVTIPAGFAPGNYGVLRVIVQETSNAGDVAPCTPYGKGETQDYRILFTNPSNDIGITTIVSPFSTGCANASQYVSIRFKNVGTTAKSNIVLSGTVKEGANLITNLSGTYVPTVAAAGEVEYTFQTPFAAVAGKTYTISVKAVTAGDQNAGNDEQTTTMVVNTAPAAPVAQAEICNNTSVLLSASNAGSDLMVWYESATATTPIAVGSASATSTVIRADKTYYVGRNDLSGKVGPVNKNTLGVGGYGNATSGNYLKFTTSVPLTIESVKLYVGNPGKVTITVADLGTVNPDGSFTYSPISTTTLAVGATNPTPGPGNQVDNPNDVGAVFAVNLAVPDPGDHILLMQMSDGATLFRNNGVTGSPYPFSIPGVVSITGNSATSTTNPNQFQLFYYFFYDMRVRLNGCASDRVPVVATNSVTPVITLNGSTLSSSVASGNQWYLNSNAIPGALGQTYNATESGIYQTIVTTAMGCNSPSNEITFGVTGIPNIDPSEIGLKVMPNPNDGRFVLDFTVSKKADLNITIMNAVGQKVFINRTPGFIGRYAQTIEAGKLASGVYLLQVEHDHKSYLKKLIVR; translated from the coding sequence ATGCCTAAGCAGAAAATTGTACCCCTTTTTGTTCTACTTACTGGTTTTTGGACAAGCACGTATGCTCAAACGGTTACGCGGACAGCTATTTTACAACGTGCGGCTACGGAACAAGCCGCCAAGGAAAAGGTGCTTGCTGAACACCTGCGAAAGGTAGCCAAAGAAAAGAACTGGCCCTTGTCTTTCAAAAATAAAAATGGTGAGCTGGTGGTGCTGACGGATATCGACGCCGGAGGTTACCCTATTTATACGAGCACGGACAACAATATTGATGCAGCCGCCACGACGAGTACGAATAAACTCTGGTCGGGTGGAGGTTTGGGGCTTACGCTTTCGGGCTCTTCGGCTTCTGTAAAAGGGAAGCTGGGGGTTTGGGATGGTGGCCGTGCCCGGCCCACGCATGTGGAGCTGAACGGGCGCATCGTGAATAAGCAAAACGTTTCGATCAGCGATCATACTACGCACGTAGCTGGCACGCTGATCGCTTCGGGTGTCAATCCCCGGGCCAAGGGCATGGCTTATGGCTACCAGGACCTGGTGGTATATGATTTCGATAACAACCTTTCTGAGATGTTGCTGGAGAGCAACAATGGCATGCTGCTGTCGAACCACTCCTATGGAACGATCTGTGGCTGGTATCAGAATACGGGTTCGAACCGGTGGGAATTCAGGGGACAATGGAATACGAATGAAGATTACAAATTCGGCTATTACTCAACGGAGGCGGAGGTATGGGATTCTATTGCTTACAATGCACCTTATCACCTGATCGTAAAATCTTCGGGCAATAACCGTAACCAGACGGGCCCTGCAGTAGGACAACCTTACTGGCGCTACAGCAGTTCTGGTGTGCTGATCGATGCGGGCACCAGGCCTGCGGGGATCAGCAACAATGACGGCTATGATATTATCCCTACTTCGGGTACTGCTAAAAATATATTGACTGTTGGTGCTATTCAAGCCATCCCTTCGGGCTATAGCCGTCCGGAAGATGCGGTAATCTCCAGTTTCAGCAGCTGGGGCCCCACGGATGACGGGCGTATAAAACCGGATGTGGTTGCTGATGGGGTAAACCTGTTTTCCTCCATTGGTACCACTGATAATGCCTATGCCATTTACAGCGGCACTTCTATGGCTACACCAGCCACAGCGGGTTCGCTGACCTTGTTACAGGAATATTATGCGCAGCTGCACAGTGGCGCCTTTATGCGATCTGCTACGCTGAAAGCACTGGTGATACATACGGCTGATGAAGCGGGCCCTACAGCAGGGCCTGATTATAAATATGGATGGGGGGTAGTCAATGCAGCGAAAGCAGCGAATGTGATCACAGGCGCCAACAGCGGCAATAGCTTCCTGATCCGGGAGAACACTTTAAATAGTGGTGCGCCTGTAAGCTTTGATGTAGTGGCTTCGGGCAAAGGTATCCTGACTGCTACGCTTTGCTGGACTGATCCCCGGGGTACTCCCGGTGCGCAGGTAGTCAATAATAATGCTATCAAACTGATCCATGACCTCGATATCAGGATCACGAAGGGGGCTACTACATATATGCCGTGGATACTGGACCCTGGTGTACCCGCTGCGGCAGCTACTACGGGCGATAATATCCGCGACAATGTAGAAAAGATCGAGGTGGGGGATGTAGAGCCGGGGGCTACGTACACGATCACGATTTCTAATAAGGGGACATTAGCACGGGGATCGCAGGCTTATTCACTGATTGTGAGCGGAGCAGGCGGTGCAGCCTATTGTAAAACATCTGCTCCCACGATAGGCAATGGTGCACGCATCGACAGTGTATCATTTGGCGGTATTCAAAAACTCAATGCAGCGGGCTGTGCCGGGTATAGCAACTTTACCAATATTTCAGGGGCTGTTGAACCCAATAGTACGGTGCCGCTGTATGTGCGGGTGAATGCCTGTGCGGGCGGCCCGGTCGACAAAATTGTGAAGGCCTGGCTTGACTTTAATAACGACGGCGATTTTGATGATGCCGGGGAGCTGCTTGCCACCAGCCCGGTTATTAACGGGGACAATGTATTCCAGACCAATGTGACGATACCCGCCGGATTTGCACCGGGTAATTATGGTGTGCTGCGGGTAATTGTGCAGGAAACCTCCAATGCCGGTGATGTAGCACCCTGTACGCCCTATGGCAAAGGGGAAACACAGGATTACCGTATCCTGTTTACCAATCCATCGAATGATATTGGCATTACAACTATTGTATCTCCGTTCAGTACGGGTTGCGCCAATGCCAGCCAGTATGTGAGTATCCGGTTCAAGAATGTTGGCACTACTGCCAAATCCAATATTGTATTATCAGGTACTGTGAAAGAAGGGGCCAACCTGATCACTAATTTATCAGGTACGTATGTACCTACGGTTGCAGCTGCGGGGGAAGTGGAATATACTTTCCAAACTCCTTTTGCCGCAGTGGCGGGTAAGACCTATACCATTTCAGTAAAAGCGGTAACAGCGGGCGATCAGAATGCAGGCAATGATGAGCAAACAACTACGATGGTAGTGAATACGGCTCCGGCTGCACCGGTGGCACAGGCAGAGATCTGTAACAATACGAGTGTATTGTTAAGCGCCAGCAATGCGGGTTCGGATCTGATGGTATGGTATGAAAGCGCCACTGCTACCACTCCTATTGCTGTAGGCAGTGCTTCTGCGACCAGCACGGTGATAAGGGCCGACAAGACTTATTATGTGGGGAGGAATGATCTGAGTGGTAAAGTAGGTCCGGTAAACAAAAACACGTTGGGTGTGGGTGGTTATGGCAATGCCACCTCCGGCAACTACCTGAAGTTTACCACTTCGGTACCGCTAACCATCGAAAGCGTGAAGCTGTATGTGGGCAATCCCGGAAAAGTAACGATCACTGTTGCTGACCTGGGCACGGTCAATCCGGATGGCTCTTTTACTTATAGTCCTATTTCAACCACCACGCTGGCTGTAGGCGCTACGAATCCTACTCCGGGACCTGGTAACCAGGTGGATAATCCGAATGATGTAGGCGCTGTGTTTGCGGTGAACCTGGCTGTACCTGATCCGGGTGATCATATTCTGCTGATGCAAATGAGTGATGGTGCTACGCTATTCCGGAATAATGGAGTTACTGGTAGTCCTTATCCTTTCAGCATTCCGGGAGTGGTATCTATTACGGGCAATAGTGCTACGTCGACCACTAATCCGAATCAATTTCAATTGTTCTACTATTTCTTCTATGATATGCGTGTGCGGCTGAACGGATGCGCCAGTGACAGGGTGCCGGTGGTAGCCACTAATTCTGTGACACCTGTCATTACGCTAAACGGCAGTACTTTGAGCAGCAGTGTGGCTTCGGGCAATCAATGGTACCTGAACAGCAATGCGATACCAGGTGCATTAGGTCAAACGTATAATGCTACAGAGAGTGGCATTTACCAAACTATTGTAACTACAGCGATGGGCTGTAATAGTCCTTCGAACGAGATCACGTTTGGTGTGACGGGCATTCCTAATATTGACCCCTCGGAGATTGGGCTGAAGGTGATGCCTAATCCAAATGATGGCCGCTTTGTGCTGGACTTTACAGTGAGCAAGAAAGCTGACCTGAATATAACGATCATGAACGCGGTTGGGCAAAAAGTATTCATCAACCGTACGCCGGGATTCATTGGCCGGTATGCTCAAACTATAGAAGCAGGTAAGCTGGCGTCGGGGGTATACCTGCTGCAGGTAGAGCATGACCACAAGAGCTATCTGAAGAAGTTGATTGTACGATAA
- a CDS encoding S1C family serine protease: protein MENSSPVQMVQHADAALLDAYSKTITGVVNTIAEAVVHIQVTKKVLDRQTRQERLTPGSGSGFIISSDGFIVTNHHVIENATTIKASLADGRLVTAELKGADPSTDIAVLKIYETNLKALAFADSGQLQPGQIAIAIGNPLGLQHTVTAGVVSALGRTLRASNGRLIDDIIQTDASLNPGNSGGPLVNSLGQVIGVNTAMIPTAHGICFAVSSNLAAYVAGKLIIHGIVKRAWLGIAGQLVNLTERMRAANKLIAKTGVYVFEIVADGPVYNNELRTGDIIVGFGEKAVSSVDDLHQQLNDQVIGQRTPLHILRGGHKTTITVIPGEMK, encoded by the coding sequence ATGGAAAACTCATCACCCGTTCAAATGGTCCAGCATGCCGATGCAGCCTTGTTGGATGCCTATTCAAAAACAATTACCGGTGTCGTCAATACCATTGCCGAAGCCGTAGTGCATATACAGGTTACCAAAAAAGTACTTGACCGCCAAACCCGTCAGGAGCGGTTAACCCCCGGCAGCGGTTCCGGTTTCATCATTTCTTCCGATGGTTTCATTGTTACCAACCACCACGTCATTGAAAACGCCACCACCATCAAGGCATCCCTGGCCGATGGCAGACTGGTAACTGCCGAATTGAAAGGAGCCGATCCTTCTACCGACATAGCTGTGTTGAAGATCTATGAGACCAACCTCAAGGCCTTGGCCTTTGCCGATTCCGGTCAGCTGCAGCCGGGGCAGATAGCAATTGCCATTGGTAATCCCCTGGGATTACAGCATACTGTTACTGCGGGTGTCGTAAGCGCCCTGGGAAGAACATTGCGCGCATCCAATGGCCGCCTCATTGATGATATCATTCAAACCGATGCATCCCTTAATCCGGGTAATTCGGGAGGCCCCCTTGTCAATTCCCTGGGTCAGGTCATAGGTGTGAATACCGCCATGATACCTACTGCACACGGTATCTGTTTCGCCGTATCTTCCAACCTGGCAGCCTATGTGGCTGGAAAACTCATTATACATGGCATCGTAAAACGTGCCTGGCTGGGCATTGCTGGTCAGTTAGTCAACCTTACTGAGCGTATGCGGGCCGCCAATAAACTGATCGCAAAAACAGGTGTGTACGTATTTGAGATTGTGGCCGATGGTCCCGTCTACAACAATGAACTCCGTACCGGCGACATCATTGTAGGCTTCGGTGAAAAAGCCGTCAGCTCTGTAGATGACCTCCACCAGCAACTGAATGACCAGGTCATAGGCCAGCGCACACCACTCCACATATTGCGTGGCGGTCATAAAACGACCATTACCGTTATCCCCGGCGAAATGAAATAA
- the fabG gene encoding 3-oxoacyl-[acyl-carrier-protein] reductase, which yields MKLLEGKVAIVTGAARGIGEAIALKLAEQGAQIAFTYVSDSSAEKAKTLQQKIEALGVKAKAYQSNAADYAASEAFVNDVVKEFGTVDVCVNNAGISKDNLLLRMSPDQWDDVINVNLKSVYNMTKQVIRPMMKARKGSIINMSSIIGIRGNAGQSSYAASKAGIIGFTKSIAHELGSRNVRCNAIAPGFIETDMTHYLKDAGDASKAFLEKIPLGRFGKAEEVADTTLFLASDLSSYITGQVISTCGGLNI from the coding sequence ATGAAATTACTGGAAGGAAAAGTAGCCATAGTTACCGGGGCTGCCAGGGGAATCGGGGAAGCCATTGCCCTTAAATTGGCAGAACAAGGTGCTCAGATCGCATTTACCTATGTGAGCGACAGCAGCGCTGAAAAAGCTAAAACATTACAACAAAAAATAGAAGCCCTGGGCGTAAAAGCCAAAGCCTACCAAAGCAATGCCGCTGACTACGCAGCCAGCGAAGCTTTCGTTAATGACGTAGTAAAGGAATTTGGTACCGTAGATGTATGTGTCAACAATGCCGGTATCTCCAAAGACAACCTCCTCCTGCGTATGAGTCCCGACCAATGGGATGATGTCATCAATGTAAACCTCAAAAGCGTTTACAATATGACCAAACAGGTTATTCGTCCTATGATGAAAGCCAGGAAAGGTTCTATTATCAACATGAGCTCTATCATTGGCATTCGTGGTAATGCTGGTCAAAGCTCCTATGCCGCTTCCAAAGCAGGTATCATAGGTTTTACCAAGTCTATCGCTCATGAACTGGGTAGCCGCAATGTGCGTTGCAATGCCATTGCACCCGGATTTATTGAGACCGACATGACCCACTACCTCAAAGATGCCGGCGATGCTTCCAAAGCATTCCTCGAAAAGATCCCCTTAGGTCGTTTTGGTAAGGCAGAAGAAGTGGCCGATACCACTTTATTCCTTGCCTCTGATCTCAGCTCTTACATTACCGGTCAGGTCATCTCCACCTGCGGCGGCTTAAATATTTAA